Proteins encoded within one genomic window of Mesobacillus subterraneus:
- a CDS encoding TIGR02679 domain-containing protein: MYGHKLLTNTGFSDLTLVELLEGIFEEPLLSKKQEAENNLRLENEFVNSLKLEIPEVGWWFEWISERSPDTRWIWSLYRQDDLMLTGMIREVSIAFLSLPKKGEFERLPFFAQRTTGNPHYFDISESGGRLLLHLLTVNKKTREDPEYLFPKSTEEINDILAEYGLLRDDLWNFVTVQGMIAYYQGEIHPVWNAAVHTRTVWNVPMKELARLETIQPASGQMVWIVENSSVASTIMDAVPDATVVCTHGQLRAASWRLLDRLVEEECTLFYSGDLDPEGVQIADRLKKRYQEKLVLWRMDPLAYESSLSNEDIAGRISKLDGVSSQELVDLVKMMCMKKKAGYQEALVDKLIEDIKQAQ, from the coding sequence CTGTATGGCCACAAACTACTAACCAACACGGGTTTTTCAGACCTTACCCTCGTGGAGCTTTTGGAAGGAATCTTTGAGGAACCACTACTGTCAAAAAAGCAAGAAGCGGAGAATAACTTAAGGCTTGAAAATGAGTTTGTGAATTCATTAAAACTGGAAATCCCAGAAGTTGGATGGTGGTTTGAGTGGATTAGTGAGAGAAGCCCAGATACAAGGTGGATTTGGTCACTTTACCGCCAGGATGACCTTATGCTTACAGGAATGATAAGAGAGGTCTCTATTGCTTTTTTGTCGCTGCCGAAAAAGGGAGAATTTGAACGCCTCCCTTTCTTCGCTCAGCGGACAACGGGGAATCCACATTATTTTGACATCTCTGAGTCAGGCGGTAGATTATTACTCCATTTACTAACGGTAAATAAGAAAACTCGTGAAGACCCCGAGTACCTTTTTCCAAAAAGCACGGAGGAAATCAATGATATACTCGCAGAATATGGTCTGTTAAGGGATGACTTGTGGAATTTCGTGACCGTCCAGGGAATGATTGCTTACTATCAGGGCGAAATCCACCCCGTCTGGAATGCAGCTGTTCATACCAGAACAGTATGGAATGTTCCGATGAAAGAATTAGCCAGACTAGAAACTATCCAGCCTGCCTCTGGCCAAATGGTGTGGATTGTTGAAAATTCAAGTGTGGCCTCTACGATAATGGATGCAGTCCCTGATGCGACTGTAGTCTGTACACATGGACAGTTACGAGCAGCAAGTTGGAGACTCCTAGATAGATTGGTCGAGGAAGAATGCACATTATTTTATTCTGGCGACCTGGATCCAGAAGGAGTCCAGATTGCAGACCGTTTGAAGAAAAGGTATCAAGAAAAGTTGGTACTGTGGAGGATGGACCCCTTGGCATATGAGAGTAGTCTCTCAAATGAGGATATTGCCGGAAGGATTTCAAAGCTTGATGGTGTATCGTCACAAGAATTGGTAGACCTCGTTAAAATGATGTGTATGAAGAAAAAGGCAGGATATCAGGAAGCGTTGGTAGATAAACTTATTGAAGATATTAAACAGGCTCAATAA